A region from the Deltaproteobacteria bacterium genome encodes:
- a CDS encoding fatty acid desaturase, with protein sequence MAESPAFRRQRAVRSPLRRVFRHPIDVVPAALITAVSAAQIAIFLGISAPLHVLACTALLFPLQVNFAGMCHNHHHIRTFRQPILNRVFEVMMFFQLGMLPYVYTLHHNLGHHRHYLDQQRDSNRWRRRDGGTMGSWEFAWVLAVNIYPVACRIGRDHPIVFRRFRRMAGVCAIVLACLIIASPVNALLVFALPLPLALVLQAQATHYHHAGLDARDHWHASRSATARLYNLRTFNLGYHTAHHLRPMLHWSKLPAFHATIAHAIPRDLVI encoded by the coding sequence GTGGCCGAGTCTCCCGCGTTCCGCCGGCAGCGTGCGGTGCGTTCGCCGCTGCGGCGCGTGTTCCGCCACCCGATCGACGTCGTGCCCGCCGCGCTGATCACGGCCGTGAGCGCGGCGCAGATCGCGATCTTCCTCGGGATCTCGGCGCCGCTCCACGTCCTCGCCTGCACCGCCCTGCTCTTCCCGTTGCAGGTGAACTTCGCCGGCATGTGCCACAACCATCACCACATCAGAACCTTCCGCCAGCCGATCCTGAACCGGGTCTTCGAAGTGATGATGTTCTTCCAGCTCGGCATGCTGCCGTACGTCTACACGCTGCACCACAACCTCGGACATCACCGGCACTATCTCGACCAGCAACGCGACTCGAACCGCTGGCGCCGGCGGGACGGCGGTACGATGGGCTCGTGGGAGTTCGCCTGGGTGCTGGCGGTGAACATCTATCCCGTTGCCTGTCGCATCGGCCGCGATCACCCGATCGTGTTCCGTCGCTTCCGCCGGATGGCAGGCGTCTGCGCCATCGTGCTCGCGTGCCTGATCATCGCCTCTCCCGTGAACGCGCTCCTGGTGTTCGCGCTCCCCCTGCCCTTGGCCCTGGTGCTGCAGGCGCAGGCGACGCACTACCACCACGCGGGCCTCGACGCACGAGATCACTGGCATGCCTCCCGTTCGGCGACCGCGCGCCTCTACAACCTTCGCACCTTCAATCTCGGGTACCATACGGCGCACCACCTGCGTCCGATGCTCCACTGGTCGAAGCTCCCGGCGTTCCACGCGACGATCGCGCACGCCATCCCGCGCGACCTCGTCATCTGA
- a CDS encoding class I SAM-dependent methyltransferase, with translation MAAAASIPPALTAMIEALGRTGARLALTLPDGTTLASATGAPLARIVFSDERDVAALARGDHLAVAEAFLAARIDLEGDGFEVVKATDVLSLDVPWATRALRLLRLRLPNRLAYNAAAIAFHYDRPAEFFLPWFERWRSYSHGYYAAPDDDPSAAQGRKMQHAIDRLGLRPGMRVFDMGGGWGAFVEYAGLRGIRVETITISRAQHRFVSDLIVRLGLPCRVELADFLEYRPSAPYDAAVFMGTLEHVPDYRRVGGFLARWLTPEGRVYADFCARGRAHQFAAFITKHVWPGPVAAVDLGRLIGVLTGAGFVIHEVTDDTLSYAYTVRDWARGIEAHRGELAARFGEASVRTFLLLFWSSYHFFRTRRTRAYHVVAGRRPREVGAASCDDLSAGTSPSCASSSPTRTAPSGAPSWCCRRRRTIGDART, from the coding sequence ATGGCGGCGGCCGCCTCGATCCCGCCGGCGCTCACCGCCATGATCGAAGCGCTCGGCCGCACGGGCGCCCGGCTCGCGCTCACGCTTCCCGACGGCACGACCCTCGCCTCCGCCACGGGCGCGCCGCTCGCGCGCATCGTCTTCTCCGACGAGCGCGACGTGGCGGCGCTCGCCCGCGGCGACCACCTGGCCGTCGCCGAAGCGTTCCTCGCCGCCCGCATCGACCTCGAGGGCGACGGCTTCGAGGTCGTGAAAGCGACCGACGTGCTGTCGCTCGACGTCCCCTGGGCGACGCGGGCGCTCCGGCTGCTGCGGCTCCGCCTCCCGAATCGGCTCGCCTACAACGCCGCCGCGATCGCGTTCCACTACGACCGGCCCGCCGAGTTCTTCTTGCCCTGGTTCGAGCGCTGGCGGTCCTACTCGCACGGGTACTACGCCGCTCCGGACGACGACCCGAGCGCGGCGCAGGGCCGCAAGATGCAGCACGCGATCGATCGCCTCGGCCTCCGTCCCGGCATGCGGGTCTTCGACATGGGCGGCGGCTGGGGCGCGTTCGTCGAGTACGCGGGCCTCCGAGGAATCCGGGTGGAGACCATCACGATCTCGCGCGCGCAGCATCGCTTCGTCAGCGATCTCATCGTCCGGCTCGGCCTCCCCTGTCGCGTCGAACTCGCGGACTTCCTCGAGTATCGACCGTCGGCGCCCTACGACGCGGCCGTCTTCATGGGCACCCTCGAGCACGTGCCCGACTACCGGCGCGTCGGCGGCTTCCTCGCGCGCTGGCTCACGCCCGAAGGGCGCGTCTACGCCGACTTCTGCGCGCGCGGCCGTGCGCATCAGTTCGCGGCCTTCATCACGAAGCACGTCTGGCCCGGCCCGGTGGCGGCGGTCGATCTCGGGCGACTCATCGGGGTGCTGACCGGGGCCGGCTTCGTCATCCACGAGGTGACCGACGACACGCTGAGCTACGCCTACACCGTCCGCGATTGGGCGCGCGGCATCGAGGCGCACCGAGGCGAGCTCGCGGCCCGCTTCGGCGAAGCGAGCGTCCGCACCTTCCTCCTGCTCTTCTGGTCGTCGTACCACTTCTTCCGCACGCGCCGGACGCGGGCCTACCACGTCGTCGCGGGGAGGAGGCCGCGCGAGGTCGGCGCCGCGAGCTGCGACGATCTGAGCGCGGGGACATCGCCCTCGTGCGCTTCGTCTTCGCCGACGAGGACGGCACCAAGCGGCGCCCCGTCCTGGTGCTGTCGACGGCGGCGTACCATCGGGGACGCTCGGACCTGA